A DNA window from Boseongicola sp. contains the following coding sequences:
- a CDS encoding pyridoxal-phosphate dependent enzyme, producing MYIPTYEDVLEAHERVAPYIHRTPVLTSTFLNDLTGAELFFKCENFQKAGAFKVRGASNAVFGLSEEAAERGVCTHSSGNHALSLSYAAGRRGIPCNVVMPRTAPQAKKDAVIGYGGVITECEPSTSSREAVFAEVQAATGGDFVHPYNDPRVISGQGTCSRELVDQVGSLDAVVAPIGGGGMISGTCLTLSNIAPETEIIAAEPEQADDAYRSFKAGHIIADDAPVTVADGLKVPLKELTWHFVSNHVADILTASEDEIIDAMELIWSRMKIVMEPSSAVPLATILKNKDRFAGKRVGIIITGGNVDLGALPWNK from the coding sequence ATGTATATACCGACTTATGAGGATGTTCTTGAGGCGCACGAGCGAGTTGCGCCCTACATCCATCGCACACCGGTTTTGACGTCGACTTTCCTGAATGATCTGACTGGCGCTGAATTGTTTTTCAAATGTGAGAACTTTCAGAAGGCCGGGGCGTTCAAGGTGCGGGGCGCGTCCAATGCGGTTTTCGGGCTTTCTGAAGAAGCGGCGGAACGAGGCGTTTGCACCCATTCATCGGGAAATCATGCGCTGTCGTTGAGCTATGCGGCCGGGCGCAGGGGCATTCCCTGCAACGTCGTCATGCCGCGCACCGCGCCACAGGCGAAGAAGGACGCGGTTATCGGATATGGTGGGGTGATTACGGAATGCGAGCCTTCTACGTCGAGTCGCGAGGCCGTATTTGCTGAAGTTCAGGCCGCGACTGGTGGAGATTTTGTGCATCCGTATAATGATCCGCGCGTGATCAGCGGGCAGGGGACGTGCTCTCGTGAACTAGTCGACCAAGTCGGTTCATTGGATGCGGTGGTTGCGCCAATTGGGGGCGGTGGAATGATTTCAGGTACATGCCTGACGTTGTCGAACATTGCACCAGAAACAGAGATCATTGCAGCAGAGCCCGAGCAGGCGGATGATGCGTATCGCAGCTTTAAGGCCGGGCATATCATTGCGGATGACGCGCCAGTGACGGTGGCCGATGGGCTGAAAGTGCCGCTGAAAGAACTGACGTGGCATTTTGTTTCGAACCATGTGGCTGATATTCTGACAGCATCGGAAGACGAGATAATTGATGCGATGGAACTGATCTGGAGCCGCATGAAAATCGTTATGGAGCCAAGCAGTGCTGTGCCTTTGGCCACAATTTTGAAGAACAAAGACCGATTTGCAGGAAAGCGGGTCGGCATCATCATTACAGGCGGGAACGTCGATTTGGGCGCGCTGCCCTGGAATAAGTGA
- a CDS encoding (S)-ureidoglycine aminohydrolase codes for MSRTYYAPDGGHPDQSQLLTDRAVFTDAYAVIPKGTMRDIVTSQLPFWEKTRLWVLSRPLSGFAETFSQYIMEVSAGGGSERPEIDPEAEAALFVVDGQATLTVDGQSHILEVGGFAFLPPGKAWMLKNDSDQTLRFHWIRKKYQHVEGLSLPDVLILNENDIAPTEMPGTDGKWATTRFFDVTDMRYDMHVTVVSFDPGAVIPFAETHVMEHGLYVLEGKAVYRLNQDWVEVEAGDYMWLRAFCPQACYAGGPGKFRYLLYKDVNRHMALTI; via the coding sequence ATGTCCCGGACATACTATGCGCCCGATGGCGGGCACCCTGATCAGTCACAATTGTTGACCGACCGCGCTGTTTTTACAGATGCTTATGCGGTCATTCCCAAAGGCACGATGCGCGATATCGTGACGAGTCAGTTGCCGTTTTGGGAAAAGACACGACTATGGGTATTGTCGCGGCCATTGAGTGGATTTGCAGAGACATTCTCGCAATACATTATGGAAGTATCTGCAGGAGGTGGATCTGAGCGGCCTGAGATCGACCCCGAGGCGGAAGCCGCCTTGTTTGTGGTCGATGGACAGGCGACTTTGACCGTGGATGGGCAAAGTCACATTCTGGAAGTGGGCGGGTTTGCATTTTTGCCACCGGGCAAAGCCTGGATGCTGAAAAATGACAGCGATCAGACGCTGCGGTTTCATTGGATCCGGAAGAAATATCAGCATGTTGAGGGGCTATCCCTGCCGGATGTGTTGATACTAAATGAAAATGACATTGCGCCGACAGAGATGCCCGGAACGGACGGGAAATGGGCGACGACACGGTTCTTTGATGTGACCGACATGCGGTATGACATGCATGTTACGGTCGTTTCGTTCGATCCTGGTGCGGTCATTCCATTTGCCGAAACCCATGTGATGGAACACGGGCTTTATGTTTTAGAAGGCAAGGCGGTGTACCGGCTTAATCAGGATTGGGTTGAGGTTGAAGCGGGCGACTATATGTGGCTGCGCGCGTTTTGCCCGCAAGCGTGTTATGCTGGCGGGCCCGGGAAGTTTCGGTATCTGCTCTACAAAGACGTTAACCGACACATGGCGTTGACCATCTGA
- a CDS encoding methyltransferase domain-containing protein, translated as MSAHYDTIGLNYANLRMPDPRIARVINEALGDAQTILNVGAGTGSYEPADRDVTAVEPSAEMIAQRREDAGQVIQGSAENLPFDDNSFDAAMAVLTIHHWSDQPGGLREMRRVARGPLVLLTYDPTFRDFWLLDYVPELTAVDDDHMPALPKFAEWLGQAQVTTVPVPADCQDGFLSAYWRRPAAYLDPKVRAAMSSFWAIGDVSPAMKRLSNDLESGEWDRKYGSLMSLEERDCGYRLVTSV; from the coding sequence ATGAGCGCCCATTATGACACCATCGGATTGAATTACGCGAACCTGCGAATGCCGGATCCGCGTATTGCACGTGTTATCAATGAAGCCCTCGGCGACGCCCAAACCATTTTGAATGTTGGCGCCGGCACAGGCTCCTATGAACCCGCCGACCGAGATGTAACAGCGGTTGAACCTTCCGCCGAAATGATAGCCCAGCGCCGCGAAGACGCGGGTCAAGTGATCCAAGGCAGCGCAGAGAACTTGCCCTTTGACGACAACTCGTTCGATGCCGCAATGGCGGTGCTGACCATCCATCATTGGAGCGATCAGCCCGGCGGTTTGCGCGAAATGCGTCGCGTCGCGCGTGGGCCACTGGTCCTTTTGACCTACGACCCCACGTTTCGCGATTTTTGGCTCTTGGATTATGTGCCGGAACTCACCGCAGTTGACGATGATCACATGCCAGCCCTGCCAAAATTCGCCGAATGGCTCGGTCAGGCCCAAGTCACGACCGTTCCGGTTCCCGCAGACTGCCAGGACGGTTTCCTCAGTGCCTATTGGCGCCGCCCCGCAGCCTACCTTGACCCAAAGGTCCGCGCCGCCATGTCATCATTCTGGGCAATCGGTGATGTAAGCCCGGCAATGAAACGATTGTCCAACGATCTGGAAAGCGGCGAGTGGGACCGAAAATACGGAAGCCTAATGAGCCTGGAAGAACGCGATTGCGGATATAGACTGGTCACTTCAGTCTAA
- a CDS encoding aminotransferase class V-fold PLP-dependent enzyme translates to MSFQNPVFIPGPTNMPEEIRKACYMPTIDHRSPVFGGILNPCLENVQRILKSDSAQVFIFPSTGTGGWETALSNTLSAGDKVLSARNGMFSHRWIDMCQRHELEVQVVETAWGDGLPADRFEEVLTADTGHQIKAVLATHNETATGVKSDIAAVRRALDAAGHPALLFVDGVSSIASMDFRFDEWGVDIAVAGSQKGFMLPAGLAILGFSQKAMEARNTASLPRTFFDIGDMANGYAANAFPYTPPVGLMNGLKLATDMLLEEGLENVFARHRRIAEGVRAATAAWDLRLCATKPEFYSDTVSAVCTPEGFNATDIVTHAAKTYGVAFGVGLGEVAGKVFRIGHLGSLTDVMTLSGIATAEMCMADLGLDIKLGSGVAAAQEFYRSHPAQAQQAA, encoded by the coding sequence ATGAGCTTTCAAAATCCAGTCTTTATTCCCGGCCCAACCAACATGCCGGAAGAAATTCGCAAGGCGTGCTATATGCCGACGATCGATCACCGCTCGCCGGTGTTCGGCGGTATTTTGAATCCCTGTTTGGAAAATGTGCAGCGCATCCTGAAGTCGGACTCGGCTCAGGTCTTCATCTTTCCGTCTACCGGAACCGGTGGTTGGGAAACGGCGTTGTCCAATACCCTTTCAGCAGGCGACAAAGTTCTCTCCGCGCGCAATGGCATGTTCAGCCATCGCTGGATCGACATGTGCCAACGGCATGAACTAGAAGTTCAGGTTGTGGAAACTGCTTGGGGTGATGGGTTGCCCGCTGATCGGTTTGAAGAAGTTTTGACGGCAGACACCGGCCATCAGATCAAGGCGGTTCTTGCCACGCACAATGAAACCGCGACGGGCGTTAAGTCCGATATCGCGGCCGTGCGTCGGGCATTGGATGCGGCTGGTCATCCGGCGTTGCTTTTTGTTGATGGTGTTTCATCCATCGCCTCGATGGATTTCCGGTTCGATGAGTGGGGCGTCGATATTGCCGTTGCGGGCAGTCAGAAGGGCTTCATGCTGCCTGCCGGACTGGCCATTCTGGGATTTTCTCAGAAAGCTATGGAGGCAAGGAATACGGCATCGTTGCCAAGAACCTTTTTCGATATTGGGGATATGGCAAATGGGTATGCCGCCAATGCATTTCCTTACACGCCGCCCGTTGGATTGATGAATGGTTTGAAGCTGGCGACGGACATGTTGCTGGAAGAAGGGCTGGAGAACGTTTTCGCCCGCCACAGGCGTATTGCTGAGGGCGTTCGGGCGGCCACGGCGGCTTGGGATCTGCGCCTTTGTGCAACCAAGCCCGAGTTTTACTCGGATACAGTCAGTGCAGTTTGCACGCCGGAAGGGTTCAATGCGACTGACATTGTCACCCATGCGGCTAAGACATACGGTGTGGCTTTTGGTGTTGGGCTGGGTGAAGTGGCCGGGAAAGTTTTCCGCATCGGTCATCTTGGTAGTCTGACCGATGTCATGACTTTGAGCGGAATTGCGACCGCGGAAATGTGCATGGCTGACCTTGGATTGGATATCAAATTGGGTTCAGGAGTTGCGGCGGCACAGGAGTTCTACCGCAGCCATCCGGCCCAGGCGCAACAGGCGGCCTGA
- a CDS encoding helix-turn-helix domain-containing protein: MNSPKDHPQSPRRARGRPRDWHDKSDQNTIKSLDRAMEIFEYLSETSGKPLSALSSEMNQSPATVYRVLTTLQQRQLVEFDATDQTWHIGPQAFVIGAKFLRRTSLVDRARLILRQLMEETGETANLGVEQGPNVLFVSQVETHENIRAFFPPGTLSPLHASGIGKALLANKEPGWIAKSLGHTPLEEFTPQTITNLEQLADDLKVTRDRGYAFDAEEKNLGMRCIAAAVFDMHGEAVAGISVSGPTSRVGHDQIDRLAIAVVDAAQNLTRAIGGHWR, encoded by the coding sequence ATGAATTCTCCGAAAGATCACCCCCAATCACCCCGGCGCGCCCGCGGTCGGCCTCGCGACTGGCACGATAAGTCGGATCAAAACACCATAAAGTCCTTGGACCGAGCGATGGAGATCTTCGAGTATCTCAGCGAAACTTCAGGCAAGCCGCTTTCGGCACTTTCCTCCGAGATGAACCAGTCTCCTGCCACCGTCTACCGGGTTCTGACGACGCTTCAGCAGCGCCAGTTGGTCGAGTTCGACGCGACTGATCAAACCTGGCACATTGGCCCCCAGGCGTTCGTCATCGGAGCGAAATTTCTGCGCCGCACCAGCCTTGTCGACCGCGCCCGCCTAATCCTACGCCAACTGATGGAAGAAACAGGCGAAACCGCGAACCTTGGCGTTGAACAGGGTCCGAACGTCCTGTTCGTCAGCCAGGTCGAGACCCATGAGAATATCCGCGCCTTTTTTCCCCCTGGAACATTATCGCCTCTGCACGCATCCGGTATCGGCAAGGCACTGCTTGCCAACAAAGAGCCAGGATGGATTGCAAAATCACTCGGCCACACTCCGTTGGAAGAATTCACACCCCAAACGATCACCAATCTCGAACAATTGGCGGACGATCTGAAAGTCACTCGAGACCGAGGGTATGCCTTTGACGCCGAAGAGAAAAACTTGGGCATGCGCTGCATTGCAGCTGCCGTTTTCGACATGCACGGCGAAGCAGTGGCAGGCATTTCCGTATCCGGCCCCACAAGTCGCGTCGGCCACGACCAAATCGACCGATTAGCAATCGCAGTGGTCGACGCTGCTCAGAATCTGACCCGTGCAATTGGGGGGCACTGGCGATAA
- the dusA gene encoding tRNA dihydrouridine(20/20a) synthase DusA, which translates to MVNHLHIEQAARLSVAPMMDWTDRHCRYFHRVLSKQTRLYTEMVTAPALVRGGARHLLRFDPAEHPVALQLGGSDPKELAEAAKMGAAEGYDEINLNVGCPSDRVQSGVFGAVLMKTSDVVSRCVEAMAEAVDVPVTVKCRIGVDDQVPEVVLPDFLRKMESAGVTRVAIHARKAWLDGLSPKENRDIPPLDYPLVLEMKNLFPNLHVSINGGIQSLDDVALQLGNGLDGVMIGRAAYQVPWQVLGQADCRIFGTTDNCTGPHDAVIAMLPYIEKHLAERGRLHQITRHMLGLFSGRPGARAWRRLLSEGASKDGAGVGLVERAMGQVPREAAA; encoded by the coding sequence ATGGTCAATCATCTTCATATTGAGCAAGCTGCGCGCCTGTCTGTCGCCCCGATGATGGATTGGACGGATCGGCATTGTCGGTATTTTCATCGTGTCCTGAGCAAGCAGACGCGTCTTTATACAGAGATGGTCACGGCACCGGCACTTGTTCGCGGTGGGGCACGGCATTTGTTGCGGTTTGACCCGGCTGAACACCCGGTTGCTTTGCAGTTGGGCGGATCGGATCCGAAAGAGTTGGCGGAAGCGGCGAAGATGGGGGCTGCGGAAGGGTATGACGAGATAAATTTGAACGTGGGGTGCCCATCGGATCGCGTTCAATCGGGGGTCTTTGGGGCCGTTTTGATGAAGACATCTGATGTCGTTTCCCGTTGCGTTGAGGCTATGGCAGAAGCGGTCGATGTGCCGGTTACGGTCAAATGCCGCATCGGTGTTGATGATCAGGTTCCCGAAGTGGTATTGCCGGATTTCTTGCGCAAGATGGAAAGTGCAGGTGTGACGCGGGTTGCAATTCATGCGCGTAAAGCCTGGCTGGATGGGCTTAGTCCAAAGGAAAACCGTGATATTCCGCCGTTAGACTATCCCCTTGTTTTGGAAATGAAGAACCTTTTCCCGAACTTGCATGTTTCGATCAACGGAGGCATCCAGTCATTGGATGATGTGGCGCTGCAATTGGGCAATGGGCTGGATGGGGTGATGATTGGGCGCGCAGCGTATCAAGTGCCTTGGCAAGTGCTTGGCCAGGCTGACTGTCGGATTTTTGGAACTACGGACAATTGCACTGGTCCGCATGATGCGGTGATTGCAATGCTGCCCTATATCGAAAAGCATTTGGCTGAACGCGGACGATTGCATCAGATCACGCGTCATATGCTTGGGTTGTTCTCTGGGCGGCCCGGCGCGCGGGCCTGGAGACGTTTACTGTCCGAGGGAGCGTCGAAGGATGGGGCAGGAGTGGGTTTGGTCGAACGGGCCATGGGGCAGGTGCCGCGCGAGGCAGCAGCTTAG
- a CDS encoding DSD1 family PLP-dependent enzyme: protein MNVQSDFSDFEVGYDIPAVPGMSERDIQTPSLVLDLDALERNIKKMGDYAKAHGMRHRVHGKMHKSVDVARLQIELGGACGVCCQKVSEAEVFARGGIKDVMVSNQVTDLRKIDRLAAMPKLGARVLVCVDDPANVADLAAAAQKHGTEIEALVEIDCGAGRCGVTTTPAVVEIAKLIDAADGLKFAGIQAYQGAMQHMDSYEDRRGKLDTAIAQVADAVDGLKAEGLECDIVGGGGTGSYYFESNSNVYNELQCGSYAFMDADYGRILDADGNRIDAGEWENALFILSTVMSHAKVDKAIVDAGLKAQSVDSGLPVVFGRDDVEYIKCSDEHGVVMDTDGNLKVNDKLRLVPGHCDPTCNVHDWYVGVRNGTVETVWPVSARGQGLLILVVRRVSVCCRRTANFQK, encoded by the coding sequence ATGAACGTACAATCGGATTTTTCCGACTTTGAAGTTGGATATGATATTCCAGCGGTTCCGGGGATGAGCGAGCGTGACATTCAAACGCCGAGCCTGGTGCTTGATCTGGACGCGCTGGAGCGCAACATCAAAAAGATGGGCGACTATGCGAAGGCGCACGGGATGCGTCACCGCGTTCACGGCAAGATGCATAAATCTGTTGATGTTGCGAGATTGCAGATTGAGCTTGGCGGCGCCTGCGGCGTTTGCTGTCAGAAAGTGAGCGAGGCAGAGGTATTTGCGCGTGGCGGCATCAAGGATGTCATGGTGTCGAACCAAGTGACAGATTTGCGGAAGATTGACCGGCTTGCTGCGATGCCAAAGTTGGGCGCGCGTGTTCTTGTCTGTGTCGATGACCCGGCGAATGTTGCCGACCTGGCGGCAGCGGCGCAGAAGCATGGCACCGAGATTGAAGCGCTGGTTGAAATTGACTGTGGTGCCGGGCGGTGTGGAGTGACCACGACGCCAGCAGTCGTTGAAATTGCAAAGCTAATCGATGCAGCTGATGGTCTGAAGTTTGCCGGTATTCAGGCCTATCAGGGCGCAATGCAACATATGGACAGCTATGAAGATCGCAGGGGCAAGCTGGATACAGCCATTGCCCAGGTGGCGGATGCAGTTGACGGGCTGAAGGCCGAGGGGTTGGAGTGCGATATCGTTGGCGGCGGCGGAACAGGGTCTTATTACTTTGAAAGTAATTCGAACGTTTACAACGAGTTGCAGTGTGGTTCTTATGCGTTCATGGATGCCGACTATGGGCGTATCCTGGATGCAGATGGCAACAGGATAGACGCGGGCGAGTGGGAGAATGCCTTGTTTATTCTGTCCACGGTTATGAGCCATGCGAAGGTTGACAAAGCAATTGTCGACGCCGGATTGAAAGCGCAGTCGGTGGATAGTGGGTTGCCCGTGGTATTTGGGCGCGACGATGTGGAATACATCAAATGCTCTGATGAGCATGGTGTGGTCATGGACACGGACGGCAATCTGAAGGTTAACGACAAACTGCGTCTGGTGCCCGGACATTGTGATCCGACTTGCAACGTTCACGATTGGTATGTGGGCGTGCGAAATGGCACGGTTGAGACGGTTTGGCCCGTTTCAGCGCGCGGCCAAGGCCTATTGATACTGGTCGTTCGGCGGGTGTCCGTTTGCTGCAGGCGGACCGCGAATTTCCAAAAATGA
- a CDS encoding LysR family transcriptional regulator, translating into MSYFDNIRTFVRVYELGSMSAAGRDLRISPAVTSSRISQLEEHLRVRLFQRTTRSLTPTEQGKVFYSGAREVLESVENAEAQVVNITDNPKGSIYVAAPLGAGRRLIAPLVPAFLKEYPDVSVRLRLTDRKVDLTTEGLDLAFFLGQPEDSNLRIRKIADVERVLVAAPSYVEARGNPASGDDLIRDSHECLSLRFPGATEFQWNLNTDEGPKRFRVSGRFECDDGDVLVDWALGGHGIAMKPRFEVSDHLNTGKLVIVATKTPPTPIQIACLFTHRRMQDPKTRLFMEFMISRISAVVKET; encoded by the coding sequence ATGTCGTACTTTGATAACATCCGAACCTTCGTACGTGTTTACGAATTGGGCAGCATGTCAGCCGCCGGACGCGACTTGCGAATTTCGCCAGCCGTGACATCCTCACGCATTTCCCAATTGGAAGAACACCTGCGCGTCCGACTGTTCCAAAGAACAACTCGCAGCCTCACGCCAACCGAACAGGGCAAAGTCTTTTACAGTGGTGCCCGTGAAGTGCTCGAGTCCGTGGAAAATGCCGAAGCCCAGGTCGTCAATATCACTGACAACCCCAAAGGCTCGATTTATGTTGCAGCGCCCCTGGGGGCTGGCCGACGCTTGATCGCACCACTCGTTCCGGCGTTTTTGAAGGAGTACCCAGATGTCAGCGTTCGCCTGCGCCTCACTGACCGTAAAGTCGACCTCACCACCGAAGGGCTGGATCTGGCATTCTTCCTGGGCCAACCCGAGGACAGCAACCTGCGCATACGGAAAATCGCCGACGTCGAACGGGTTCTCGTCGCCGCACCGTCTTACGTTGAAGCCCGAGGAAATCCTGCCAGCGGCGATGATCTCATTCGCGACAGCCACGAATGCCTCAGTCTAAGGTTCCCAGGTGCCACCGAATTCCAATGGAACCTGAATACCGATGAAGGCCCCAAGCGTTTCCGCGTTTCCGGGCGTTTCGAATGCGATGATGGTGACGTCTTGGTCGACTGGGCTTTGGGCGGACACGGCATCGCCATGAAACCCCGCTTTGAAGTATCCGATCATCTAAACACCGGAAAACTGGTCATTGTGGCAACGAAAACGCCGCCGACGCCAATTCAGATAGCATGCTTATTTACGCACCGGCGCATGCAGGACCCAAAAACCAGACTGTTCATGGAATTCATGATCAGCCGCATCTCGGCTGTTGTAAAAGAAACCTGA